TGCGCCGGATCCGCCTTGAAGCTCTCGAGGAGGCTTCCGATTCGCTGCTTGTACGACAGGTACGAGGTGCTGTCTGCGCGCGGATTCGTCACGTAGAGATGGACCAGCTGGAAGAGCGTTTCCAGATCTGCCGGCGACGCGGATCCTCTGAAGCCTTCTGTCAACTCTCTCACGAAAGGCGACACCGAAACCACCTTTCCGGCAAGCTTCTTTTCAAGCTCGATCGGCCCGAACTCGCCAACGCCGCTTCGACCGATCAGTGTTGACGCATAGCTCGCCGGGACGTGCCGGTTGTCATCTACAAGCGATGTGCCGCCGGGACTATCCGCCGCAAGCAAGATCTCATCATTCTTGAAAGTTGTCGGCTTCAAAATCACCGTGATTCCGTTCGACAGAACGAGTGTCGTAACGCCGACGTCTTCGTTCGTCTCTTCGGAAACGATTGCGCCGGCAACCGGCATCTCAGCCATAAGCGGGGCATCCAGAACCTGGTCCTCGTAGGCCGCCAGCGTAGCCGATTCGACCTGCTTGAACAGCCCCATCAACTCGGTTTCGTCCGGATACTCGAGACCCTCTTTCTCCGGGCCGTCGGCAAGTACAACTCTGTTTCTGTCTGTAATGAACTGGCGTGCCAGCGCATTCACCTCCTCCAGTGCTATGCCCGGGACGGCTTGCCGCACAACGTCGTATTCGAATTCGATTCCTGGAACGGGCTCGTCCTCGAGGAAGTGACGGACGAGTTCACCTACCAGGCGGCCCGATTCCGTCTTCTCCCGTTCGCTGAATGCACGTTCGTATCCACGAATGAGATCCTGCTTCTGGCGCTCGAGTTCGGACGAGGTAAATCCAAACTGGCGGACTCGCTCGGCCTCGGTCAGCACAACCTCGAGTCCTCGCTGGATCCCGCCCTCCTTTACAATCGCAAACAGGTTGTAGAAATCGGGATTCCGCGTGAACGATCCCCCGCCCGAACCTGCAGCCACAAACGGCGGATCCGAACTCTGGGTCAGCTCCGACAACCGCTGGTTGAACATCCCGTTGTAGAGTTGCTCTACCAGACTGCGTCGATATGAGCGCAGCGAATTCTTGTCCTGCTCTGGCAACTTGAACACGACGGAGACGCTGCTGTAAGGCGCCTCCGGATCCGTCGCAATTGCGAAAAGTGGCTCTTCATTTTCCGGTACACCAAAAGTCGGCCGCTCGCGCGCATCCGTCGCCGCCGGAATCGTTGAGAAGAGCGATTGAATGGACGACTCCATGGCGTCTGCGTCCACATCCCCGACCACAATTATTGCCATCAGGTCCGGGCGATACCAGTCTTCGTAGAAGCGCACTACGGTCGATCGCTCCGCGGTCTCCAGCGTTTCCTTGTCTCCGATCGGAAGCCGCTCCGCATACTTCGAGCCCTTCATCAGAACGGGTAACTGACGATCAAAGATGCGTGCCTGAGCGCCACGACCGAGACGCCATTCTTCGATCACGACACCTCTCTCCTTCTCGACCTCGTCCGGCTCGAACACAATTTCCGTTGCCCACTCGCGCAGGATCTCCAATCCCGTC
The sequence above is drawn from the Rhodothermales bacterium genome and encodes:
- a CDS encoding insulinase family protein, producing the protein TGLEILREWATEIVFEPDEVEKERGVVIEEWRLGRGAQARIFDRQLPVLMKGSKYAERLPIGDKETLETAERSTVVRFYEDWYRPDLMAIIVVGDVDADAMESSIQSLFSTIPAATDARERPTFGVPENEEPLFAIATDPEAPYSSVSVVFKLPEQDKNSLRSYRRSLVEQLYNGMFNQRLSELTQSSDPPFVAAGSGGGSFTRNPDFYNLFAIVKEGGIQRGLEVVLTEAERVRQFGFTSSELERQKQDLIRGYERAFSEREKTESGRLVGELVRHFLEDEPVPGIEFEYDVVRQAVPGIALEEVNALARQFITDRNRVVLADGPEKEGLEYPDETELMGLFKQVESATLAAYEDQVLDAPLMAEMPVAGAIVSEETNEDVGVTTLVLSNGITVILKPTTFKNDEILLAADSPGGTSLVDDNRHVPASYASTLIGRSGVGEFGPIELEKKLAGKVVSVSPFVRELTEGFRGSASPADLETLFQLVHLYVTNPRADSTSYLSYKQRIGSLLESFKADPAQAFRDTVQVTMAQYHPRRKPFSEETLEQMDLMASLDVYRDRFADTGDFTFYLVGAFELDAIKPLISTYLGSLPASGREEMWRDVGVRPPTGRVEKAVRRGIEPKSQVYLHFSGEHPWSNEDRRLISVVKDVLSTRLREVLREDLGGTYGVSVNGSLQRRPDERFSFVINFGCNPGRVDELTDKVHAVIDTLVTVGTTDTYLQRSRETTMTAHRVGLEQNGYWMNWLQFYEQNDLPMSDIPKGVIRFYDAVTVDDVKTAAGKFLGRQNTVRVVLYPEEWGKQD